GTTTCAACGCTTATACGTGACCCTTTTCAGCGGCCACGTGAGCTGGAGCCTGTCCCCCTTGTTGGTAATACTGGGATTGATAAATTTCAACAGAAATATCACCCCATCCAGTTGGTTGTGAGACGCTGCAGCATGGAAGAGTGCGCATCTGGACTTGCTTCTCCTCACAGCTGCTCCTGTGTCTAGAATCAGTTCCTGCACTCTTGCCAAGTCTCCATTTTCAACTGCCTAAAATGTAATATTGATTTCCTAGTTTCATAGATATTGTGAAGAGTCCTAAACCATAAAAAGGTACATAATTAAACATCTAATGTAAGAGTATTTGCACGTAATTGCTACATGTTCACAATACCTGTAACTTGAagatgtgaagtgattaatgGTTAGCGATGCGCTTAACCAATATATTTGTTACACTTGTGGTATTAATGCAGTCTTTATTCTCTTCAACCTCTTGACATTAATTTTCGAAAACTTTGACTTCCTTGGAGATTTCATCTTCTTAGCAAGTGATTTTGGGAACAAAGAAGCAAAAGACATTTTCGGTCTTTTAAGGATCAAAAGGACAATTATAttattcttttctgttgtttGAGAAATCACCGTTGCTGATGACGGATTTTTGGAAACTATATTTTTAGGTTTTTCATTTTCAGCAGCTAAAGATTATGCAGTTTGCTGTTCGTCAGGTTAAGACGGTAGAGTCTGAGATGTTTTCTTTGATTCCACAGTTGTAGCATCTGTGGATTCTTCACTGGTAACTTTGACCACAGATATCACtacccctctctctgcttcttcatcTAGTGAGTTATCTTCGGTAAGTGAAACCCCGGATTTTACTTTTGGCTCTGGTTCCTTCTATTGCATTCTCAAATTGTATGTCTTGTGTCGTTATGGCCGGTGAAGTAgtactcctttcctctccctgctcTGCCGTACCAGTTTCCTGTACAGaagcctttcctctcctctctattggacctcctaattcttcttctgATAAGTTCTTTGAGCTCTTCAGTGTGAATTCTTCAGGCTGGGTTTGACTTGACGAGTTCCTTGATGAAATCTCCAGTTCTTCAGTTGAAATATCTGCATTTGTACTGAACTCTTGTACTGAACATTAGAAAGTCTTGTGCCATTTCGTTTAATGTTTCCTCTAATTAAGTACCGAGCCTTTCGTCTTTTTGTATATCACATTTTTTTGGATACCGAAGTCTTCGTATCACTGTATCTTTATCTTTGGACAGCAAAATCAATGAATTTTCCGACAGTTCCCTCAgtagagactgacagacacacacacacacacacacacacacacacacacacacacacacacacacacacatatatatatatatatatatatgtatatatatatatatatattgtgtgtgtgtgtgtgtgtgtatgtatgcatgtatgtatgtgtgagtgtgtgtgtatatatatatatatatatatatatatatatatgtatgattatcttATCTCAATTCCTCACCAttccttctttatcatttaaaCTTTATCAGCCTACAATGGAATAGGAGATGTGCATTTCAGCCACATGTGCTATCActctttattatatatcttttcttctgtTACTATTTCTTAGATATTGTCATTTAGTCATCATATTCATCCTACTGATATTGTTCCTTAAAATCATTGATTCACGAACAAAGGCTACAACCCTTGTGTTTCTGCCATTCTTTGGATTTTCTCCTTTTGGGATTCAGTTGATTATTGCTTCATCAATTTTGAAGTCAATTAATGATGAATTAATTCACATACAGTAAGTAAGCGCAGGTATggaactgtgtgtatatgtaagcatatctctgtgtgtgtgtgtgaatgcaaaagataattgttattgctaatgtatgagttgatattgatattgatgctaCAACGCCCACGCGTTCCAGTCCGTAAGAGTTGCCAGGCGTCGTTTGTGTGTTTCTAAAGATTTTCTCGTGGAAAGAGAGTAAcattggaaaaaatatatcaaactcTCATATCCGCACATAAGTACATCCGTACACATAATTACGCATACGTAATTCACATAATGCTACATTTCCATaagcaagtatatatgtgtatgtgagcgtgtgtttgtgtgtgtgtgtgtgagggggggggggtgcatacgtacacacatacacacacatgatatatatatatatatatatatatatatatatatatatatacatatatatatatatataatgtatatatacacatatatatatatatatatatgtgtgtgtgtgtgtgtgtgtgtgtgtgtgtgtgtgagtgtgtgtgtgtataagtatatgtatatatttacatatatgtatataattatatatatgtgtgtatatatatgtatatatgtatatgcatatgcatatatatatatatatatatatatatatatatatatatatacatgtataggtttatattataaacacacacacacacacacacacacacacacacacacacacacatatatatatatatatatatatatatatatatatatatatataatatatatactgtgtgtatatatatgtatgtatgtatatatataagcacacacatacagaattgGCTCTTGGTGTGGCCTTGTGTGGTACAGTGACATAATCTAAAtcagagagaggaacaagaaagCTTTTGATTCTAAATCGTTTATTTTTTGTGGACGGCTGATTGATAATACACTCAACAATTTCTTTGGTCAAAATGTGACTAAATGCTAACAACTCGAAGGCCCATATACTAAACTATATTGTCTATAACAGATGTCACCGTGATGGTCACAAGTTacaatgttataattatcctttatgtctctctgtttatttacaaTCTAAAGAGATTCCTCCAACAATCACTTCTGTGTTCGTTTCGTGAGGGGCTGACACTCACGATCTTTATCCATGTTTTTCCATATTTCTACCCTTTCCTTCAGAAAGCTTCTTCTGCCTCTATGAGTTCTGCTAGTGTAGGGCCCTTAGCTTGCTGCGAAATACTTGGTCCTTTTGAGGCTGCagcttccacccttcctccctgggTAGATTGGGCTCCACGAGTTTTATTCAcgtctctccatttttcttccctttccttcaggAAATCTTCTTCTGCCTTTATAAGTTCTGCTTGTGTAGGGCCCTTAGCTTGCTGTGAAACACCTGATCCTTTTGAGGCTGTagcttccacccttcctccctgggTAGACTGGGCTCCACGAGTTTTATTCAcgtctctccatttttcttctcttttcttcaggAAATCTTCTTCTGCCTTTATAAGTTCTGCTTGTGTAGGGCCCTTAGCTTGCTGTGAAACACCTGGTCCTTTTGAGGCTGTagcttccacccttcctccctgggTAGACTGGGCTCCACGAGTTTTATTCAcgtctctccatttttcttccctttccttcaggAAATCTTCTGCCTTTATAAGCTCTGCTTGTGTAGGGCCCTTAGCTTGCTGTGAAACACCTGGTCCTTTTGAGGCTGCagcttccacccttcctccctgggTAGACTGGGCTCCACGAGTTTTATTCACGTCTCTccatttttcatctcttttcttcagGAAATCTTCTTCTGCCTTTATAAGTTCTGCTTGTGTAGGGCCCTTAGCTTGCTGTGAAACACCTGGTCCCTTTGAGGCTGCagcttccacccttcctccctgggTAGACTGGGCTCCACGAGTTTTATTCAcgtctctccatttttcttccctttccttcaggAAATCTTCTTCTGCCTTTATAAGCTCTGCTTGTGTAGGGCCCTTAGCTTGCTGTGAAACACCTGGTCCCTTTAAGGCTGCagcttccactcttcctccctggGTAGACTGGGCTCCACGAGTTTTATTCATATCTCTCCatgtttcttctattttcttcagaGTACCTTCTTCTGCCTCTATAAGTTCTGCTTGTATGGGGCCCTTAGTTTGCTGTGAAACACCTGGTCCCTTTGAGGCTGCagcttccacccttcctccctgggTAGACTGGGCTGCACGAGTTTTATTCATATCTCTccatgtttcttctcttttcttcagaGTACCTTCTTCTGCCTCTATAAGTTCTGCTTGTATGGGGCCCTTAGTTTGCTGTGAAACACCTGGTCCCTTTGAGGCTGCagcttccacccttcctccctgggTAGACTGGGCTGCTCGAGTTTTATTCatgtctctccatctttcttctcttttcttcatagtACCTTCTTCTGCCTCTATAAGTTCTGCTTGTGTAGAGCCCGTAGTTTGGTGTGATATACCTATTTCATTTCTTAAAAGAGGCTGCCTCTCTTCAGTTTGCATCTGTATGAATGGTGTTAGgagatatagatttaaaaaaaatacagaatacactcataaattaaataaattatatatcctGCACAAAATCTACCAAAATCAAAATGCAGTACCCATACGACAAGGTAGTAGTTACATGACAAGAATATGATCATGGGGCAGTTTTATTCGAGGCATAGTCAAGATTTTAGAAAGGGGAGCATTACTGAACTGTGTACCATTATCAGGTAACAGTTAACTAGTTCAAGAAAGTTCAAAAGATATGTGCAGTAGCTCTttcgaaaaagagacaaagactgCATTCTTCTGTAAGCGCAATAAAAGTGAATACCTTATTAAAGTTTAATCCATATATCTAGTACGCATGTGTAATTGCACTGTCCAAGGTCAAATGTCAATACGCCTCTGGGCCAGCATTAACTTTTAAGCTCTTAATTCTGTCTATGCATAGACAGTGCTAGTTAAGCCTACCAAACATACATTGATGTGTAATGACGTCATTAgcgcattattactaatattattattattattactactactattattattactactactattattactactattattattattactactattattactactattagtactgctactactactactactactacttttactaccaccaccattattatcatcttcattactactataatcataattatcattcatatcttcagtagtaacagtaattgtagtagtagcagtgaccTTATCACCATAATTTctattaatgccaataataacaggaaacaatattattatcattgttatcatcattatattatcagcatcagtatcattattccttgttattattattaattatcattatcattactcccaGCGACGGTGCGCCATCCCTGTGACGCAGCCCTCACCGGCGTCCATCCACCAATCACAGCTTAACTTTCTGTCCGCCCAGCAGCTATCAGACTTGAGTGAACAGACTGTAAACATCAGACTTGAGTGAACAGACTGTAACCATCAGACTTGAGTGAACAGACTATAACCATCAGACTTGAGTGAACAGACTATAACCATCAGACTTGAGTGAACAGACTGTAACCATCAGACTTGAGTAAACAGACTATAACCATCAGACTTGAGTGAACAGACTATAACCATCAGACTTGAGTGAACAGACTATAACCATCAGACTTGAGTGAACAGACTGTAACCATCAGACTTGAGTGAACAGACTGTAACTGCTTAGCCTTTTCGCTAGAAATTATCCTTTTCTAATTCTGAGAAACATAACTGTGGCTTACTTCTAGCTCCAGGATTTTCGTGAGATATTCCTTGCGCTGATACTGGAAAGCAAACAGGAATACTGTGAATAAATGTAAGTCAAAACatgatatgtgcatttatatatgtatctatttatgtctacacatgtatatatgtatatatgatatatacatatatatatatataaagatagatagatagatagatgtttacatatatatacataaaaatatgtaaatatatatatatacatattatatatatatatatatatgtgtgtgtgtgtgtgtgtgtgcgtgtgtgtgtgtatgtgggtgtgtatgtgtgcagaggCTCAATTTCAGTTTTTTTCGTAGGAAGAGCAATGTCGGCGAGATCAATTAGTCccccctattattttttttctcgaaaactgAGCTACTTTAGAAGCATTTTTAAACTACGGCCAGGACTGTAATGGTGTAGTTTAAGCAAAAATTTCcagaaggtgtgtatatatatatggttatttatgtttagtatatatatgcgtacatatatgtgtgtatatatatatatgtgtgtgtgtgtgtgtgtgtgtgtgtgtgtgtgtgtgtgtgtgtgcatgtgtatatatacatatatacatatatatacatatatatatatttatttatttatatgcgtgaatatatacatataaatgtgtgtgtgtgtgtgtgtgtctgtgtgtgtgtgtgtatatatatacatatgtatatatatgtgtgtgtata
The Penaeus chinensis breed Huanghai No. 1 chromosome 22, ASM1920278v2, whole genome shotgun sequence DNA segment above includes these coding regions:
- the LOC125037119 gene encoding ribosome-binding protein 1-like isoform X5, whose protein sequence is MQTEERQPLLRNEIGISHQTTGSTQAELIEAEEGTMKKREERWRDMNKTRAAQSTQGGRVEAAASKGPGVSQQTKGPIQAELIEAEEGTLKKREETWRDMNKTRAAQSTQGGRVEAAASKGPGVSQQTKGPIQAELIEAEEGTLKKIEETWRDMNKTRGAQSTQGGRVEAAALKGPGVSQQAKGPTQAELIKAEEDFLKEREEKWRDVNKTRGAQSTQGGRVEAAASKGPGVSQQAKGPTQAELIKAEEDFLKKRDEKWRDVNKTRGAQSTQGGRVEAAASKGPGVSQQAKGPTQAELIKAEDFLKEREEKWRDVNKTRGAQSTQGGRVEATASKGPGVSQQAKGPTQAELIKAEEDFLKKREEKWRDVNKTRGAQSTQGGRVEATASKGSGVSQQAKGPTQAELIKAEEDFLKEREEKWRDVNKTRGAQSTQGGRVEAAASKGPSISQQAKGPTLAELIEAEEAF
- the LOC125037119 gene encoding ribosome-binding protein 1-like isoform X2 — encoded protein: MASVAIGLQVVLSLFFMCRLQYQRKEYLTKILELEMQTEERQPLLRNEIGISHQTTGSTQAELIEAEEGTMKKREERWRDMNKTRAAQSTQGGRVEAAASKGPGVSQQTKGPIQAELIEAEEGTLKKREETWRDMNKTRAAQSTQGGRVEAAASKGPGVSQQTKGPIQAELIEAEEGTLKKIEETWRDMNKTRGAQSTQGGRVEAAALKGPGVSQQAKGPTQAELIKAEEDFLKEREEKWRDVNKTRGAQSTQGGRVEAAASKGPGVSQQAKGPTQAELIKAEEDFLKKRDEKWRDVNKTRGAQSTQGGRVEAAASKGPGVSQQAKGPTQAELIKAEDFLKEREEKWRDVNKTRGAQSTQGGRVEATASKGPGVSQQAKGPTQAELIKAEEDFLKKREEKWRDVNKTRGAQSTQGGRVEATASKGSGVSQQAKGPTQAELIKAEEDFLKEREEKWRDVNKTRGAQSTQGGRVEAAASKGPSISQQAKGPTLAELIEAEEAF
- the LOC125037119 gene encoding ribosome-binding protein 1-like isoform X1; translation: MDLALIAIIMASVAIGLQVVLSLFFMCRLQYQRKEYLTKILELEMQTEERQPLLRNEIGISHQTTGSTQAELIEAEEGTMKKREERWRDMNKTRAAQSTQGGRVEAAASKGPGVSQQTKGPIQAELIEAEEGTLKKREETWRDMNKTRAAQSTQGGRVEAAASKGPGVSQQTKGPIQAELIEAEEGTLKKIEETWRDMNKTRGAQSTQGGRVEAAALKGPGVSQQAKGPTQAELIKAEEDFLKEREEKWRDVNKTRGAQSTQGGRVEAAASKGPGVSQQAKGPTQAELIKAEEDFLKKRDEKWRDVNKTRGAQSTQGGRVEAAASKGPGVSQQAKGPTQAELIKAEDFLKEREEKWRDVNKTRGAQSTQGGRVEATASKGPGVSQQAKGPTQAELIKAEEDFLKKREEKWRDVNKTRGAQSTQGGRVEATASKGSGVSQQAKGPTQAELIKAEEDFLKEREEKWRDVNKTRGAQSTQGGRVEAAASKGPSISQQAKGPTLAELIEAEEAF
- the LOC125037119 gene encoding ribosome-binding protein 1-like isoform X4, translating into MASVAIGLQYQRKEYLTKILELEMQTEERQPLLRNEIGISHQTTGSTQAELIEAEEGTMKKREERWRDMNKTRAAQSTQGGRVEAAASKGPGVSQQTKGPIQAELIEAEEGTLKKREETWRDMNKTRAAQSTQGGRVEAAASKGPGVSQQTKGPIQAELIEAEEGTLKKIEETWRDMNKTRGAQSTQGGRVEAAALKGPGVSQQAKGPTQAELIKAEEDFLKEREEKWRDVNKTRGAQSTQGGRVEAAASKGPGVSQQAKGPTQAELIKAEEDFLKKRDEKWRDVNKTRGAQSTQGGRVEAAASKGPGVSQQAKGPTQAELIKAEDFLKEREEKWRDVNKTRGAQSTQGGRVEATASKGPGVSQQAKGPTQAELIKAEEDFLKKREEKWRDVNKTRGAQSTQGGRVEATASKGSGVSQQAKGPTQAELIKAEEDFLKEREEKWRDVNKTRGAQSTQGGRVEAAASKGPSISQQAKGPTLAELIEAEEAF
- the LOC125037119 gene encoding ribosome-binding protein 1-like isoform X3 → MDLALIAIIMASVAIGLQYQRKEYLTKILELEMQTEERQPLLRNEIGISHQTTGSTQAELIEAEEGTMKKREERWRDMNKTRAAQSTQGGRVEAAASKGPGVSQQTKGPIQAELIEAEEGTLKKREETWRDMNKTRAAQSTQGGRVEAAASKGPGVSQQTKGPIQAELIEAEEGTLKKIEETWRDMNKTRGAQSTQGGRVEAAALKGPGVSQQAKGPTQAELIKAEEDFLKEREEKWRDVNKTRGAQSTQGGRVEAAASKGPGVSQQAKGPTQAELIKAEEDFLKKRDEKWRDVNKTRGAQSTQGGRVEAAASKGPGVSQQAKGPTQAELIKAEDFLKEREEKWRDVNKTRGAQSTQGGRVEATASKGPGVSQQAKGPTQAELIKAEEDFLKKREEKWRDVNKTRGAQSTQGGRVEATASKGSGVSQQAKGPTQAELIKAEEDFLKEREEKWRDVNKTRGAQSTQGGRVEAAASKGPSISQQAKGPTLAELIEAEEAF